The following are from one region of the Ignavibacteriota bacterium genome:
- a CDS encoding response regulator transcription factor, which yields MNRQIDVIIIEDNDLFRDSLKEAINKSSSIRCQNTFSSGETALDIIEKEELVPDIILLDIGLPGLSGIELIPELKKLTPSSKIIIITVHDDDENVFKAICSGAAGYLLKDLSSDKIVDSINEVMTGGAPMNSHIAKKVLNMFRDQNIKSDGYDLSEREKEILSLLVDGLSKKQIGEKIFLSHHTVDSHLRNIYAKLEVHSRSSAISKAIKEKLL from the coding sequence ATGAATCGACAGATTGACGTAATAATTATAGAAGACAACGATCTATTTCGTGATTCTTTAAAGGAGGCTATCAACAAGAGCAGTTCAATCCGATGCCAAAACACTTTCAGTTCCGGAGAAACTGCTCTTGATATTATCGAGAAAGAAGAATTGGTTCCCGATATAATTCTTCTCGATATTGGGCTTCCAGGCTTGAGTGGAATTGAATTAATTCCTGAACTAAAAAAATTAACTCCTTCATCAAAGATAATTATCATCACCGTACACGATGACGATGAAAATGTTTTTAAAGCAATCTGTTCCGGCGCCGCAGGTTATCTGCTTAAAGATTTATCCTCAGATAAAATCGTGGATTCAATCAATGAGGTGATGACCGGCGGCGCACCGATGAACTCGCATATCGCAAAGAAAGTTTTGAATATGTTCAGAGATCAGAACATAAAATCGGATGGGTATGATCTTTCGGAAAGAGAAAAAGAAATACTTAGCCTTTTGGTTGATGGATTGAGCAAAAAACAAATCGGGGAAAAAATATTCTTAAGTCATCACACAGTTGATTCTCATCTGCGCAACATCTACGCTAAACTGGAAGTACACTCCCGAAGCAGCGCAATCTCAAAAGCAATAAAAGAAAAACTTCTCTAG
- a CDS encoding T9SS type A sorting domain-containing protein, with the protein MKQLFILFTLLIYFCCPVPAQEIANDSEETLLEQAIAHDAELFPSKYQVKISDGVFDVTHPLFIGVDDVTVSSYVGDVTTNNWLSAFNGTQVWGAAFDINNNKIYFNSGATLYEWSVGGTATLLGTITDTAGANQSLVGLAFYNGELYGMKNVANEAIYKINTSTFVATVFIDYADADFDLGGLAIDPNNGNIYATNDDTTPFGSGLFRINNDGTGTFITAYPSGQTDIDGLAVSNNSIAYLIIDEPGSIYVYDLVANAYGTPLTNPWTTSEVFSGGTWIYETGGGGFGLPEVLYYLFDEAGSSTTQNFAVPGSGSQFADVLGGLTMGPTGQFDDGLIGSGGSSSTDYVNSGWIPDLGTSSWTISMYLNNLPAGSALNYLFGGTVAVGWRCFYSGAAGQYGVLMRLTGIGGSDITVPGVGPGPSVLTFVYDSSVPTVYAYINGALTVTQPQAGALNMTGTDNFKVGAYGSSTGMPAGSIMDEFRFYNRALDATEVAATWNISIVPVELTSFTASVIGADVKLLWQTATELNNSGFSVERKIGNSEFVEVAFVPGFGTTSEPKSYSFTDQNLRSDHYTYRLKQIDFDGTFTYSNEVAVDVVAPVSFSLDQNYPNPFNPSTKITFSLAVDSKVSLKVFDVLGQQVISLIDQDLSQGVHTYDFNAAGINSGVYFYKIEATGVNGSEYTDVKKMILLK; encoded by the coding sequence ATGAAACAACTTTTCATTTTATTCACCCTGCTAATATATTTCTGCTGCCCTGTACCCGCACAAGAAATCGCCAACGATTCTGAGGAAACTTTACTTGAACAGGCAATAGCGCATGATGCTGAACTGTTTCCGTCGAAGTACCAGGTAAAAATTTCAGATGGAGTTTTTGATGTAACTCACCCACTCTTCATAGGTGTTGATGACGTTACTGTCTCATCATATGTTGGTGATGTCACAACTAATAATTGGCTGTCGGCTTTTAATGGAACACAAGTTTGGGGCGCTGCATTTGATATTAACAACAATAAAATATATTTCAATAGCGGTGCAACTTTGTATGAATGGTCTGTTGGAGGTACAGCTACTTTGCTTGGTACAATAACAGACACAGCCGGTGCAAATCAATCGTTAGTTGGTCTTGCTTTTTACAATGGTGAGTTATATGGTATGAAGAATGTAGCTAATGAAGCAATTTATAAGATCAATACTTCAACGTTTGTTGCAACTGTTTTTATTGACTACGCAGATGCTGATTTCGATCTCGGAGGTTTGGCAATTGATCCGAATAATGGAAATATTTATGCAACTAATGACGACACAACACCATTTGGTTCAGGTTTGTTTCGAATTAATAATGACGGTACCGGAACATTTATCACAGCTTATCCATCCGGTCAAACAGATATTGATGGTTTAGCTGTCAGTAATAATAGTATCGCCTATTTAATAATAGACGAACCGGGAAGTATTTATGTTTATGATCTTGTTGCTAATGCCTATGGTACACCACTGACTAATCCGTGGACTACATCTGAAGTTTTCAGTGGAGGTACTTGGATATACGAAACAGGTGGCGGTGGCTTTGGTTTGCCTGAAGTACTTTATTATTTATTTGATGAAGCTGGTTCATCCACAACACAAAATTTTGCAGTTCCTGGAAGTGGTTCCCAATTTGCAGATGTTCTTGGAGGTTTGACTATGGGTCCAACAGGTCAATTTGATGATGGATTAATTGGTTCCGGTGGTTCATCTTCAACTGATTACGTAAATTCAGGCTGGATACCTGATCTCGGTACGAGCAGCTGGACAATTAGTATGTATCTTAACAATCTCCCGGCTGGAAGTGCACTGAATTATCTTTTCGGTGGTACCGTTGCTGTGGGCTGGCGCTGCTTCTATTCCGGTGCGGCTGGTCAATATGGTGTGTTGATGAGACTCACAGGAATTGGTGGATCAGATATAACTGTTCCAGGTGTTGGCCCTGGTCCTTCAGTTTTAACTTTTGTTTATGATTCATCGGTACCAACAGTTTATGCGTACATAAATGGTGCCCTGACTGTTACACAACCACAAGCTGGAGCGCTGAATATGACAGGTACTGATAATTTTAAAGTCGGTGCATACGGTTCTTCCACAGGAATGCCTGCAGGATCTATTATGGATGAATTCAGATTTTACAATCGTGCACTCGATGCAACAGAAGTTGCTGCAACCTGGAATATTTCGATTGTTCCGGTTGAGCTGACATCATTCACTGCTTCAGTTATTGGTGCTGATGTAAAGCTGCTCTGGCAAACTGCAACTGAACTCAATAACAGCGGTTTCAGTGTTGAGAGAAAAATCGGTAACTCAGAGTTTGTGGAAGTTGCTTTCGTTCCCGGCTTCGGTACTACTTCTGAACCAAAGTCATATTCATTCACTGATCAGAATCTTCGCTCAGATCATTATACTTACAGACTGAAGCAGATCGATTTTGATGGAACATTCACTTACTCAAATGAAGTTGCTGTTGATGTCGTTGCTCCTGTTTCTTTCAGCCTTGATCAAAACTATCCGAACCCATTCAACCCAAGTACAAAGATTACGTTCTCACTGGCTGTTGATTCAAAAGTCAGTCTGAAGGTATTCGATGTTCTTGGTCAGCAAGTAATTTCATTGATTGATCAGGATCTATCACAAGGAGTTCATACTTATGACTTTAATGCTGCCGGTATCAATAGTGGAGTTTATTTCTATAAGATTGAAGCTACTGGTGTTAACGGAAGCGAATATACTGATGTCAAGAAGATGATTTTATTGAAATAA
- a CDS encoding PAS domain S-box protein encodes MIHKPPKLQLSLTIQFAVFFIIVAAFIYFYFSQKFEEEVLDKFMFKAEVITKFIEQNPDYFDSKIVTDKTEIIQLMALNEINYLVIENQKGELVDAVNLDLAEYYLYVSADKRDYISFDESIYKIVIPIRHDEMRIGKVYLGFNARKIASELRSKTLLTALFSLTILLAGMIFTYFLSSISFRPITKLISALSKSDIQEQKLLLSNFKNDEIGILAGRIYNILNELDKSSNEVENLNEKLKSLFREKIYELDVEISHRKKAEIFLKKTEEMFKILFESAPIGMLIVSNEGKVLKSNKAFCNTVGYDEFEVTRLHIKNFFDDSSMGNLKSTYHKIMESESLDLEAKLTKRSGRKLFTLLKSIKIRDEEGKPINTLLQVLDISEIKRVQGELELALEQAKESDRLKSAFLAQMSHEIRTPLNVILPSIPILADEIGEKDKEMVSILHAVDNAGKRLYRTIDMILSMSAVQSGNYKAKFEKINLAEDINNLTQEFTTICKDKGLEIYFNNKCKSSDISADRYTIGQVFQNLIGNAIKYTQKGKITVSIEDFEDNKIIIRVADTGIGMSEKYQKNLFTPFSQEDAGQTRKYEGNGLGLALVKEYVTLNKGQISVKSEKNKGSEFSVVFEKILIRVTAKDKNLMLDEV; translated from the coding sequence ATGATTCATAAACCACCAAAACTTCAGCTTAGCCTAACAATTCAGTTTGCTGTCTTCTTCATAATTGTTGCTGCTTTCATTTATTTCTACTTCAGCCAGAAGTTTGAAGAAGAAGTACTTGATAAATTTATGTTCAAAGCAGAAGTGATAACTAAATTCATTGAACAAAATCCTGATTATTTTGACTCAAAAATAGTTACCGATAAAACTGAAATTATTCAGTTGATGGCATTAAATGAAATCAATTATCTGGTCATTGAAAACCAGAAAGGAGAACTAGTTGATGCCGTAAATCTGGATTTAGCTGAATATTATCTCTATGTCTCAGCCGACAAACGGGATTATATCTCTTTTGATGAATCAATCTATAAAATTGTTATACCTATTCGTCATGATGAAATGCGAATAGGAAAAGTATACCTTGGTTTTAATGCAAGAAAAATCGCTAGTGAACTTAGAAGTAAAACACTTTTAACTGCACTTTTCAGTTTAACAATTTTATTAGCGGGCATGATTTTCACATACTTCCTGAGTTCAATATCATTCCGCCCAATTACAAAACTTATTTCTGCACTTAGTAAATCAGACATTCAGGAACAAAAACTTCTGCTAAGCAATTTTAAAAATGATGAGATTGGAATACTTGCCGGAAGAATTTATAATATTTTAAATGAATTGGATAAATCATCTAATGAAGTAGAAAATTTAAATGAGAAGCTGAAAAGCCTGTTCAGGGAAAAAATTTATGAGCTTGATGTTGAAATCAGTCATAGAAAGAAAGCAGAAATATTCTTAAAGAAAACAGAAGAAATGTTCAAAATTCTGTTTGAGAGTGCACCGATAGGTATGTTAATTGTTTCGAATGAAGGGAAGGTTTTAAAATCTAATAAGGCATTCTGCAACACTGTTGGCTATGATGAGTTTGAAGTTACAAGACTTCATATCAAAAACTTTTTTGATGATTCTTCAATGGGTAATTTAAAATCTACATATCACAAAATAATGGAGAGTGAAAGTCTGGACCTTGAAGCTAAACTTACTAAAAGAAGTGGACGCAAATTATTTACGTTGTTGAAATCAATTAAAATCCGGGATGAAGAAGGTAAACCAATTAATACACTTCTTCAGGTGCTTGATATTTCCGAAATTAAACGAGTTCAGGGAGAACTTGAACTAGCTTTAGAACAGGCAAAAGAATCTGACAGACTGAAGAGCGCATTTCTGGCGCAAATGTCCCATGAAATCAGAACACCTCTCAATGTTATCCTTCCATCAATCCCGATTTTAGCGGATGAGATTGGCGAGAAAGATAAAGAAATGGTTTCTATTCTTCATGCAGTTGATAATGCAGGAAAGAGATTATACAGGACTATTGATATGATCCTTTCGATGTCTGCTGTTCAAAGTGGAAATTATAAAGCAAAGTTTGAAAAGATTAATCTCGCAGAAGATATTAATAATCTTACTCAGGAGTTTACGACCATCTGTAAGGACAAAGGTTTAGAAATTTATTTCAATAATAAATGTAAAAGTTCTGATATTTCTGCTGACAGATATACAATTGGTCAGGTTTTTCAGAATTTAATTGGTAATGCAATAAAATACACCCAGAAGGGTAAAATCACTGTTTCGATTGAAGATTTTGAAGACAATAAAATTATAATAAGAGTAGCAGATACCGGTATCGGAATGTCTGAAAAATATCAGAAGAATCTTTTTACACCTTTTTCACAGGAAGATGCCGGGCAAACCAGAAAGTATGAAGGCAATGGATTAGGTCTTGCATTAGTTAAAGAATATGTGACTCTTAACAAAGGGCAGATTTCTGTTAAAAGTGAAAAGAATAAAGGTTCTGAATTTTCTGTAGTCTTTGAAAAAATACTAATTAGGGTTACTGCAAAGGATAAAAACCTTATGCTTGACGAAGTTTAA
- a CDS encoding rhodanese-related sulfurtransferase, giving the protein MKSYRILLFYKYVFVQHPAVIVNEHLNWCIQNDIKGRIFFANEGVNGTVSGTVENIEKYKIQIASYPEFADIWFKEDEADEHAFKKIHVRLKNEIVNGDLESVSIEHGGKRLSPAELLRLYKEGKEFVLVDTRNWYESKIGKFKNAITPPMKNFREWKKVVNEDLRNLKDKTVVTYCTGGIRCEKASAYLVENGFKDVYQLDGGIINFIKKFPDTYWEGGMFVFDERRVVNPNSKEELKHIAQCYFCGKPTSYYINCHNVDCDKIIVSCHECKVVNDYCCSDECRASLNKRKVFHG; this is encoded by the coding sequence ATGAAGAGTTACAGAATACTTCTTTTCTATAAATATGTGTTTGTTCAGCATCCCGCGGTAATTGTGAATGAGCATTTAAATTGGTGTATTCAAAATGATATTAAAGGAAGAATCTTTTTTGCAAATGAAGGTGTGAATGGAACAGTTTCCGGGACAGTTGAAAATATTGAGAAATACAAAATACAAATAGCAAGCTATCCTGAGTTTGCTGATATTTGGTTTAAAGAAGATGAAGCCGATGAACATGCTTTCAAAAAAATTCACGTGAGGTTAAAAAATGAAATAGTGAACGGTGATCTTGAGAGTGTTTCAATTGAGCACGGAGGGAAAAGACTTTCTCCCGCGGAACTACTTCGATTGTATAAAGAAGGAAAAGAATTTGTACTCGTTGATACTCGTAACTGGTATGAAAGCAAAATCGGTAAATTTAAAAACGCTATTACTCCTCCGATGAAAAATTTTCGTGAATGGAAAAAAGTAGTCAATGAAGATCTCAGGAATCTTAAAGATAAAACAGTTGTTACGTATTGCACCGGTGGAATTCGTTGTGAGAAAGCGTCTGCTTATTTGGTTGAAAACGGATTTAAAGATGTTTACCAGCTTGATGGCGGGATTATAAATTTTATTAAAAAATTTCCTGACACTTATTGGGAAGGTGGAATGTTCGTTTTTGATGAACGAAGAGTTGTTAATCCAAATTCAAAAGAAGAATTAAAACACATCGCTCAATGTTACTTTTGCGGTAAACCAACATCATATTATATCAATTGCCATAATGTGGATTGTGATAAAATAATTGTGAGCTGTCACGAATGCAAAGTCGTAAATGATTATTGTTGTTCGGATGAATGCAGAGCAAGCCTGAATAAAAGAAAAGTTTTTCACGGTTAA
- a CDS encoding DUF2911 domain-containing protein, whose amino-acid sequence MLKTFQLSLILIFIFSIIVIGQQIKTPRPSPDATVTQMVGITEVSIDYSSPGVKGRKIFGELVPFGEVWRTGANEVTSITFSNPVKVNGNDLPAGTYGIHIIPGESEWEIIFSKDTKVDGSSTYDPAKDALRIKVKPEDHAFMERMTFLFTDVTDNSANVNLAWDKLIVPFKIETDTQELFLSNAREQLSWSPTFQAAQYCLTSNSNLEEALKWAEASCLINEVYWNTRVKAQLQNKLGMKDEAIITMEKAIDLGNKMEEAPFDFDNMKKMLEDWKK is encoded by the coding sequence ATGTTGAAAACATTTCAACTTTCACTTATACTTATCTTTATTTTTTCAATCATCGTAATCGGACAGCAGATAAAAACACCGCGCCCGAGTCCTGATGCAACTGTGACACAAATGGTTGGCATTACTGAAGTCAGTATTGATTATAGTTCACCGGGAGTTAAAGGAAGAAAAATATTTGGAGAACTTGTACCTTTCGGTGAAGTGTGGAGAACTGGGGCAAATGAAGTTACTTCAATTACTTTCAGTAATCCTGTAAAAGTAAACGGCAATGATTTGCCAGCCGGTACATACGGAATTCATATTATACCCGGAGAAAGCGAGTGGGAAATTATATTCAGTAAAGACACAAAAGTTGATGGCAGCTCAACTTACGATCCAGCAAAAGATGCTCTGCGAATAAAAGTAAAACCTGAAGATCATGCATTTATGGAGAGGATGACTTTCTTGTTTACAGATGTTACAGATAATTCAGCTAACGTAAATCTTGCGTGGGATAAATTAATAGTTCCCTTCAAAATCGAAACTGACACACAGGAATTATTCCTCAGTAATGCAAGAGAACAACTTAGCTGGTCACCTACGTTTCAGGCTGCTCAATATTGTCTGACTTCAAATTCAAATCTTGAAGAAGCTTTAAAATGGGCAGAAGCTTCGTGTTTGATAAACGAAGTATATTGGAATACCAGGGTTAAAGCTCAGCTTCAGAATAAACTTGGTATGAAGGATGAAGCAATTATCACGATGGAAAAAGCTATTGATCTTGGCAATAAAATGGAAGAAGCTCCATTTGATTTTGATAATATGAAAAAGATGTTAGAGGATTGGAAGAAGTAG
- a CDS encoding TonB family protein, translating into MLRLIFISFLLIAINVDAQIDSLISYHNNGKIESIVHLRDNVRDGDATFYWENGNIKEALSYVNGRVEGLVRRYNENGVLIEMFTIENGKREGPTSLFDSTGKYLRDNYYEEGILKVDKIVLDTGVKNEKMKSGEVTVLKTQDTQNKKKQDNNDFVPPEVEAEKNYEKDTIFYKSVEVMPEPYGGMEAIYKKIGYPEDAKDNDIEGVVRILAFIDRDGEVLDAKVVEGIGYGCDEAARFAILYHRFKPGLIKGQKVKVQMEIPIEFKLDNKD; encoded by the coding sequence ATGCTCAGGTTAATATTCATTTCATTTTTGCTGATTGCTATTAATGTTGATGCGCAAATCGACTCACTCATTTCTTATCACAATAACGGTAAGATTGAATCAATTGTTCATCTACGAGATAATGTGCGTGATGGTGATGCCACTTTCTATTGGGAAAACGGAAATATAAAGGAAGCACTTTCGTATGTAAATGGCCGCGTTGAAGGACTCGTACGAAGATACAACGAAAATGGAGTTTTAATAGAAATGTTCACAATCGAAAATGGAAAAAGAGAAGGACCAACTTCACTGTTTGACAGTACTGGAAAATACTTAAGAGATAATTATTACGAAGAAGGAATTTTGAAAGTTGATAAGATAGTGTTAGATACAGGTGTTAAAAATGAAAAGATGAAATCCGGGGAAGTTACTGTATTAAAAACACAAGATACTCAGAATAAGAAAAAACAAGACAACAACGATTTTGTTCCTCCTGAAGTTGAAGCTGAAAAAAATTATGAGAAGGATACAATATTTTATAAATCAGTTGAGGTAATGCCGGAACCTTATGGCGGAATGGAAGCAATCTATAAAAAAATCGGCTATCCGGAGGATGCTAAAGACAATGACATTGAGGGAGTAGTAAGGATTTTAGCTTTTATTGATCGTGATGGTGAAGTCCTTGATGCAAAAGTTGTTGAAGGTATTGGTTATGGCTGTGATGAAGCTGCGAGATTTGCAATTCTTTATCATCGATTTAAGCCCGGATTAATTAAAGGACAAAAGGTAAAAGTCCAAATGGAAATACCGATTGAATTTAAACTGGATAATAAAGACTAA
- a CDS encoding 4-phosphoerythronate dehydrogenase, with translation MNLIVDENIAFANEAFSGFGKLELVDGRSITNSTVDDADILIVRSVTKVDRKLLAGSKVQFVGTATIGTDHIDIEYLKKRNLGFADAKGCNADSVAEYVFTALLKAASENNITLREKTIGVVGVGNIGSRIVRIAESFGMNVLKNDPPLERAGIGKNYAALDEILKADIITLHIPLSFEGVDKTYHLLNENNLHLIKENAIIINTSRGPVIDNNVLLEETNKKNFSLILDVWEEEPHVNPGLLSKAKIASAHIAGYSFEGKVNGTKMIYDSLCHHLKIKPDWIPKFPAIDKPELTLSAGTSDEIILYKLFNSIYDIEEDDRRLREILNYKADQQPAFFDRLRKTYPMRREFTNYTILLSEQYKYLIPFLESIHFKIKLI, from the coding sequence ATGAATCTAATAGTTGACGAAAATATTGCATTTGCTAATGAAGCGTTTTCCGGTTTTGGTAAATTGGAACTTGTTGATGGACGGTCAATTACAAACAGTACTGTTGATGATGCTGATATTTTAATTGTTCGCTCGGTTACCAAGGTAGATAGAAAATTATTAGCAGGAAGTAAAGTTCAGTTTGTTGGAACTGCAACTATCGGAACTGATCATATTGATATTGAATATCTGAAAAAAAGAAATCTTGGATTCGCAGATGCAAAAGGCTGTAATGCAGATTCAGTTGCCGAATATGTTTTTACTGCTTTGTTAAAAGCTGCATCAGAAAATAATATTACGCTAAGAGAAAAAACAATTGGCGTTGTTGGAGTTGGAAATATCGGAAGCCGCATTGTTAGAATTGCAGAATCTTTCGGAATGAATGTTCTTAAAAACGATCCTCCTCTCGAACGAGCTGGCATCGGAAAAAATTATGCTGCTCTTGATGAAATTCTGAAAGCAGATATTATTACTCTTCACATTCCGCTTTCATTTGAAGGAGTTGACAAAACATACCATCTACTTAATGAAAACAATTTACATCTGATAAAAGAAAATGCAATAATTATTAATACTTCAAGAGGTCCTGTAATTGATAACAACGTACTTCTCGAAGAAACCAACAAAAAAAATTTTTCATTGATACTTGACGTTTGGGAAGAAGAGCCTCATGTCAACCCCGGCTTACTCAGCAAAGCTAAGATCGCAAGTGCACACATTGCGGGTTATTCGTTTGAGGGAAAAGTTAACGGAACAAAAATGATTTATGATTCATTGTGCCATCATTTAAAAATAAAACCTGATTGGATACCAAAATTTCCAGCAATTGATAAGCCTGAATTAACGCTGTCTGCAGGAACATCTGATGAAATAATATTATACAAGCTTTTTAATTCAATTTACGATATTGAAGAAGACGATCGCAGATTACGGGAAATATTAAATTATAAAGCGGATCAACAGCCAGCTTTCTTTGACAGGTTAAGAAAAACTTATCCGATGAGAAGAGAGTTTACCAATTATACTATTTTACTTTCAGAACAATACAAATATCTGATACCATTTCTTGAATCTATCCACTTCAAAATAAAACTGATTTAG